The following are from one region of the Stigmatella ashevillena genome:
- a CDS encoding M14 family metallopeptidase, producing the protein MPLHAAGLFAAAALTLSPSTSHTSSPQDAAPRASRPGAEAPSRPSLLLTRVFFKDRADLNRLAETLDLSAAVDHGKRSVEAVLSPEEYDALVKEGRRVEILEEQTRLMNEPRDGMRVLAGVPGYSCYRTVDETYAAMAQLAATSPNLASWNDIGDSWDKVTAGGKPGDDMRVLVLTNKSRTGTKPRFFLMGGIHAREYTTAELATRFAEQLVSRYGTDADATWLLDYYELHVVVQSNPDGRRIAETGLSKRKNTNTSLGSCSTTTYGVDLNRNSSFDWGGPGASTSACSETYRGRAAASEPETLALENYIRSIFPDQRGPALTDPAPADATGVMVSLHSYGGYVLYPWGIGTASSPNATQLRTLGRKFNYFNGYEACQSSLCLYDAAGATDDFTYGTLGVASYTFEMGGAFFESCTTFENTVYPKNLSALYYAFKAARRPYQTPAGPDSVSLTLSASTVTAGSSVTLTAQANDTRYGTNGGTEASQAIAAARFSIDNPSWVSGTPVYAMSPVDGSFSSSIESVRGTVFTSGLASGRHTLFVESQDVNGNWGAPTAIFLNIQ; encoded by the coding sequence ATGCCGCTACACGCCGCAGGTCTATTCGCTGCCGCAGCGCTCACCCTGTCACCCTCCACCTCCCACACGAGTTCCCCCCAGGATGCCGCCCCCCGCGCCTCGCGTCCTGGCGCCGAGGCACCTTCCCGCCCTTCCCTGCTCCTGACGCGGGTGTTCTTCAAGGACCGGGCGGATCTCAATCGGCTTGCCGAGACGTTGGACCTCAGCGCGGCAGTGGATCACGGCAAGAGAAGCGTGGAGGCAGTGCTCTCGCCCGAGGAGTACGACGCGCTGGTGAAGGAGGGCCGACGGGTGGAGATCCTCGAGGAGCAGACCCGGCTCATGAACGAGCCGCGCGATGGAATGAGGGTCCTGGCCGGCGTGCCGGGCTACTCCTGCTACCGCACGGTGGACGAGACCTACGCCGCCATGGCGCAGTTGGCCGCCACCTCCCCGAACCTCGCCTCGTGGAACGATATCGGCGACAGCTGGGACAAGGTGACGGCCGGGGGCAAACCCGGAGATGACATGCGGGTGCTGGTGCTGACGAACAAGTCACGCACGGGCACCAAGCCGCGGTTCTTCCTGATGGGCGGCATCCACGCTCGCGAGTACACAACGGCGGAGCTGGCCACGCGCTTCGCCGAGCAACTGGTGAGCCGCTACGGCACGGACGCGGACGCCACCTGGCTGCTCGACTATTACGAGCTCCACGTGGTGGTGCAGTCCAACCCGGATGGCCGCCGCATCGCGGAGACGGGGCTGTCCAAGCGCAAGAACACCAACACCAGCCTGGGCTCCTGCTCCACGACGACGTACGGGGTGGACCTCAACCGCAACAGCAGCTTCGACTGGGGCGGGCCGGGCGCGAGCACCAGCGCGTGCAGCGAGACCTACCGCGGGCGCGCCGCAGCCTCTGAGCCGGAGACCCTGGCGCTGGAGAACTACATCCGCTCCATCTTCCCGGACCAGCGCGGGCCCGCCCTCACCGACCCCGCCCCCGCAGATGCGACGGGCGTGATGGTCTCCCTCCACAGCTACGGCGGCTACGTGCTCTACCCGTGGGGCATTGGCACGGCGTCCTCGCCGAACGCCACGCAGTTGCGCACGCTGGGGCGCAAGTTCAACTACTTCAATGGCTACGAGGCCTGCCAGTCGAGCTTGTGCCTCTACGACGCGGCCGGCGCCACGGATGACTTCACCTACGGCACCCTCGGCGTGGCGTCGTACACCTTCGAGATGGGCGGCGCCTTCTTCGAGAGTTGCACCACGTTCGAGAACACCGTCTACCCGAAGAACCTGTCGGCCCTCTACTACGCCTTCAAGGCGGCGCGGCGGCCGTACCAGACTCCGGCAGGCCCGGACTCCGTCAGCCTGACACTGTCGGCCAGCACCGTCACGGCCGGCAGCTCGGTGACGCTCACCGCCCAGGCCAATGACACCCGCTACGGCACCAACGGGGGCACCGAGGCCTCGCAGGCGATCGCCGCTGCGCGCTTCTCCATCGACAACCCGTCTTGGGTGTCGGGGACGCCGGTGTACGCGATGAGCCCGGTGGATGGCAGCTTCAGCAGCTCCATCGAGTCCGTCAGGGGCACGGTCTTCACCTCCGGGCTGGCGTCGGGTCGGCACACCCTCTTCGTCGAAAGCCAGGACGTCAACGGCAACTGGGGCGCACCCACCGCCATCTTCCTGAACATCCAGTAG
- a CDS encoding Ig-like domain-containing protein, whose amino-acid sequence MSRWLSPLTSLLLVGWMVSACGEDKPENRLPTLNGPTVISAEVASASPVTLQLTASDPDGDTLTYAWTQEPETPAGTFSSTSTATPTWTAPAVSSNQRFTLKVTVADGKAGSAEGKVEVMVTPPVIQNRPPTLTGPAANLTTVDALQSISLSVAATDPDGDALTYVWTQVSPASPVGTFSSASAATTDWTAPEVGATGPFTLRVAVSDGRGGSVQGSVDITVQKVNRPPSVVATISAPTSLIAGTTGTFSINATDPDGDPLTYSWSQTSPAVQGTFVGGRTGTSAQWFSPAVGAETSFTISVTVSDGQGASVTREATVPVTVPLYGNDIQPVWSNASCLGCHGASGNLSLASGSSYSNLVNVNAGNATCNTLKRVTPNDPDNSELIRKMEGTACGNRMPRNNPAYFDNNPGQLVRVRSWILGGALNN is encoded by the coding sequence ATGTCTCGCTGGTTGTCACCCCTGACGTCGTTGCTCCTCGTTGGATGGATGGTTTCGGCTTGTGGTGAGGACAAGCCGGAGAACCGGCTTCCCACCCTCAATGGTCCGACCGTGATCTCGGCGGAAGTCGCCTCCGCCTCCCCCGTGACGCTGCAGCTCACAGCCTCGGATCCGGATGGAGACACACTCACGTATGCTTGGACGCAAGAGCCCGAGACTCCGGCGGGTACCTTCAGCAGTACTTCCACAGCCACCCCCACCTGGACCGCCCCTGCGGTGAGCAGCAACCAGCGCTTCACGCTGAAGGTGACGGTGGCCGACGGCAAAGCAGGGAGCGCGGAGGGAAAGGTGGAGGTGATGGTCACCCCGCCGGTCATCCAGAATCGCCCGCCCACGCTCACGGGCCCTGCCGCCAACCTCACCACCGTGGACGCGCTGCAGAGCATCAGCCTCTCGGTCGCCGCGACGGACCCGGACGGTGACGCGCTCACCTATGTCTGGACCCAGGTTTCGCCAGCCTCTCCTGTTGGCACCTTCAGCAGCGCCTCTGCCGCCACCACCGACTGGACCGCCCCAGAGGTGGGCGCGACGGGTCCCTTCACGCTGCGCGTTGCCGTCTCGGATGGCAGGGGCGGCAGCGTGCAGGGCTCCGTCGACATCACCGTCCAGAAGGTGAACCGGCCGCCCAGCGTGGTTGCCACCATCTCCGCTCCTACCTCGCTCATCGCCGGCACCACCGGCACCTTCTCCATCAACGCGACCGACCCGGATGGCGACCCTCTGACCTATTCCTGGAGTCAGACGAGCCCGGCGGTGCAGGGCACCTTTGTCGGCGGCCGTACCGGCACGAGCGCCCAGTGGTTCTCGCCTGCCGTGGGCGCGGAGACGTCCTTTACGATCTCCGTGACGGTTTCCGATGGTCAGGGCGCATCGGTGACTCGCGAAGCCACCGTCCCCGTGACTGTGCCGCTCTACGGCAACGACATCCAACCCGTGTGGAGCAACGCGTCCTGCCTGGGCTGCCACGGCGCCTCGGGAAACCTCAGCCTCGCCTCCGGGAGCAGCTACAGCAATCTGGTCAATGTCAACGCCGGAAACGCTACGTGCAACACCCTTAAGCGAGTGACTCCGAATGATCCGGACAACTCCGAGCTGATCCGCAAGATGGAAGGCACCGCCTGCGGTAACCGCATGCCCCGGAACAATCCAGCATACTTCGACAACAACCCCGGCCAGTTGGTGCGCGTGCGCTCGTGGATCCTCGGGGGCGCTCTCAACAACTGA
- a CDS encoding aspartate aminotransferase family protein: MMKASPDQLPGTSQKSAAYRNDRNHVFHSWSAQAALDPVVVSGAKGARFWDENGRTWLDFSSQLVNVNVGHQHPKLIAAIKAQADTLCTVAPYHASEAASEAARLIAEVAPGDLNKVFFTNGGAEAIENALRMARHHTGRQKVMAAYRSYHGATSGANTLTGDPRRWGTEPGMPGVVRFWGPYLYRSAFHATTQAEECERALSHLADVLMMEGPHTVAAIVLESVVGGNGILVPPDGYLQGVRRLCDQHGIVMIADEVMTGFGRCGEWFAVNRWNVTPDLITFAKGVNCGYVPLGGVIISDRIAETFAHRVYPGGLTYSGHPLACAAAVACIHIYKEERILEHARHLGEDVIGPALEAIQHRHPSVGEVRGVGVFWAIELVRNRKTRDPLVPYNASGPDNAPMAELASACKARGVWPFTHFNRMHVVPPLTISDDEAREGLAIIDEVLSLADRHVSDGAA, from the coding sequence ATGATGAAGGCATCCCCGGACCAGCTTCCCGGCACCTCCCAGAAGTCAGCGGCCTACCGCAATGACCGGAACCACGTGTTCCACTCCTGGTCGGCCCAGGCCGCGCTGGATCCGGTCGTGGTGTCCGGCGCAAAGGGGGCGAGGTTCTGGGATGAGAACGGCAGGACGTGGCTGGACTTCTCCAGCCAGCTCGTCAACGTGAATGTCGGCCACCAGCACCCCAAGCTGATCGCCGCCATCAAGGCGCAGGCCGACACGCTCTGCACGGTGGCCCCCTACCATGCCAGCGAGGCGGCCAGCGAAGCGGCCCGGCTCATCGCTGAAGTGGCGCCAGGAGATCTCAACAAGGTGTTCTTCACCAACGGGGGGGCCGAGGCGATCGAGAATGCCCTCCGCATGGCGCGCCACCACACGGGGCGCCAGAAGGTGATGGCGGCCTACCGCAGCTACCACGGTGCCACCAGTGGCGCGAACACCCTGACCGGAGACCCCCGCCGCTGGGGCACCGAGCCCGGCATGCCCGGGGTCGTCCGGTTCTGGGGCCCCTACCTGTACCGTTCGGCGTTCCATGCCACCACGCAGGCCGAGGAGTGCGAGCGCGCCCTGTCCCATCTGGCCGACGTGCTCATGATGGAAGGCCCGCACACCGTCGCCGCCATCGTGCTGGAGAGCGTGGTGGGCGGAAACGGCATCCTCGTTCCGCCGGACGGCTACCTCCAGGGGGTCCGCCGCTTGTGCGATCAGCACGGCATCGTGATGATCGCCGACGAGGTGATGACCGGTTTTGGCCGGTGCGGGGAATGGTTCGCGGTGAACCGCTGGAACGTGACGCCCGACCTCATCACCTTCGCCAAGGGCGTCAACTGCGGCTATGTCCCCCTGGGCGGCGTCATCATCAGCGATCGGATCGCCGAGACCTTCGCCCATCGCGTCTACCCCGGGGGCCTGACCTACTCCGGTCATCCGCTCGCCTGCGCGGCGGCCGTGGCCTGCATTCACATCTACAAGGAAGAGCGCATCCTCGAGCACGCCCGCCATCTCGGCGAGGACGTCATCGGTCCGGCGCTGGAGGCGATCCAGCACCGCCATCCTTCCGTGGGTGAGGTGCGCGGCGTCGGTGTGTTCTGGGCGATCGAACTGGTGCGCAACCGGAAAACGCGCGATCCGCTTGTGCCGTACAACGCCTCGGGCCCTGACAACGCGCCAATGGCGGAGCTGGCCAGCGCGTGCAAGGCGCGCGGGGTGTGGCCCTTCACGCACTTCAACCGCATGCATGTCGTGCCCCCACTGACGATCAGCGATGACGAGGCGCGGGAAGGCCTCGCCATCATCGATGAGGTGCTGTCACTCGCCGACCGTCACGTCAGCGATGGAGCGGCCTGA
- a CDS encoding VOC family protein, which translates to MAAIQNFHLAFPVSDLASARAFYTGIIGCPEGRSTDHYVDFDFYGHQIVAHIAPERPKTSESDFDGNDVTIPHFGLNLDWDAFHELLQRLKAGGVRFVKEPHVRLEGKVGEHISMFVHDFSGNALEFKAFRNQDQVFSKELSEAPAASRR; encoded by the coding sequence ATGGCGGCCATCCAGAACTTCCATCTCGCCTTCCCCGTGTCGGATCTCGCCTCGGCGCGGGCCTTCTACACGGGCATCATCGGCTGTCCCGAGGGGCGCAGCACGGACCACTACGTGGACTTCGACTTCTACGGGCACCAGATCGTCGCGCACATCGCGCCCGAGCGACCGAAGACCAGCGAGTCCGACTTCGACGGTAACGATGTCACGATTCCCCACTTCGGGCTGAATCTCGACTGGGACGCGTTCCATGAGCTGCTTCAGCGGCTGAAGGCCGGTGGCGTGCGCTTCGTCAAGGAGCCCCATGTCCGGCTCGAGGGCAAGGTGGGCGAGCACATCTCTATGTTCGTCCACGACTTCTCGGGCAACGCGCTGGAGTTCAAGGCGTTCCGGAACCAGGATCAGGTCTTCTCGAAGGAGCTGAGCGAAGCGCCCGCTGCGTCCCGCCGCTGA